A single Fundulus heteroclitus isolate FHET01 chromosome 4, MU-UCD_Fhet_4.1, whole genome shotgun sequence DNA region contains:
- the LOC105916414 gene encoding isocitrate dehydrogenase [NADP], mitochondrial produces MAGYLRALSTVWRSAAAPLSPSPAALSPAAACIQRPQQRDYSTKRIKVDKPVVEMDGDEMTRIIWEFIKEKLILPNVEVDLKYFDLGLPYRDQTDDQVTIDSALATKKYNVAVKCATITPDEDRVEEFKLKKMWKSPNGTIRNILGGTVFREPILCKNIPRLVPGWTQPITIGRHAFGDQYRATDFVVDKPGKFKMVFAPADGSKRQEWEVYDFQAGGCGMGMYNTDESISGFAHSCFQYAIQKRWPLYLSTKNTILKAYDGRFKDIFEEIFEKTYKPEFDKLKIWYEHRLIDDMVAQVLKSSGGFVWACKNYDGDVQSDILAQGFGSLGLMTSVLVCPDGKTIEAEAAHGTVTRHYREHQIGKPTSTNPIASIFAWTRGLEHRGKLDGNSDLINFCQTLEKVCVQTVESGVMTKDLAGCIHGLANVKLNQHYVNTSDFLDAIKINLDKALGK; encoded by the exons ATGGCGGGTTACCTGAGAGCTCTGAGCACCGTGTGGAGGAGCGCGGCCGCTCCGCTGTCGCCAAGCCCCGCGGCGCTTTCGCCAGCTGCCGCCTGCATTCAGAGACCGCAGCAGAGGGACT ATTCAACAAAGCGCATCAAAGTGGACAAGCCGGTggtggagatggatggagatgaGATGACTCGCATCATATGGGAGTTCATTAAAGAGAAG CTCATCTTACCAAACGTGGAGGTAGACCTGAAATATTTTGACCTGGGTCTACCCTATCGAGACCAGACGGACGACCAGGTCACCATCGACTCGGCTCTGGCTACTAAGAAATACAACGTGGCTGTCAAGTGTGCCACAATCACGCCTGACGAGGACAGAGTCGAAG agtttaagCTTAAGAAGATGTGGAAGAGTCCCAACGGTACCATCAGGAACATCTTGGGGGGCACAGTTTTCCGTGAGCCAATCCTGTGTAAGAACATTCCCCGTCTCGTTCCTGGTTGGACACAGCCCATAACCATCGGCAGGCATGCATTTGGAGATCAG TACAGGGCCACAGACTTTGTGGTGGACAAGCCTGGGAAGTTTAAGATGGTGTTCGCTCCAGCAGATGGAAGCAAGCGGCAAGAGTGGGAGGTCTATGATTTCCAGGCTGGAGGCTGTGGGATGGGAATGTACAACACTGACGAG TCCATCAGTGGCTTTGCTCACAGCTGCTTCCAGTATGCCATCCAGAAGAGGTGGCCTCTGTACTTGAGCACCAAGAACACCATCCTCAAGGCCTACGATGGCCGCTTCAAAGACATCTTTGAGGAGATATTTGAAAA AACGTACAAGCCAGAGTTTGACAAGCTGAAGATCTGGTATGAGCACCGGCTCATTGACGACATGGTGGCCCAGGTTCTGAAGTCCAGCGGAGGATTCGTTTGGGCCTGCAAAAATTACGACGGAGATGTGCAATCAGATATTCTGGCTCAGG GCTTTGGCTCTCTGGGTCTAATGACTTCGGTACTGGTGTGCCCTGATGGCAAGACTATTGAGGCAGAAGCTGCTCACGGCACTGTCACCAGGCATTACCGGGAACACCAAATA GGCAAACCGACCAGCACCAACCCCATTGCGAGTATCTTTGCCTGGACCAGAGGACTGGAACACAGAGGAAAACTGGATGGAAACTCAGATTTGATAAA CTTCTGTCAGACATTAGAAAAGGTGTGTGTGCAAACGGTGGAGAGCGGGGTGATGACCAAAGACCTTGCAGGCTGCATCCACGGCTTGGCCAA TGTCAAGCTGAATCAGCATTATGTCAACACATCTGACTTCCTGGATGCCATTAAGATCAACCTGGACAAAGCTTTAGGAAAGTAA
- the LOC105916413 gene encoding zinc finger protein 710 encodes MRSLKHLKLHSRRSAEEASRRLGRCEPKVMARLVDISTQTDPVVVLSLAQAAVLGLISQNEVFGATIAPNGFYTGEPKESPAPPVDGVDYEYADQLIGANGDYLGDNLGEDGQMQPSCSQRRWQQAPPPQHVDTKMVLPDRHTLQGADVASSHVKGEGVTSAMSSCVHMLNNMAPRGGLIQVDPATLRGPNKNCAECEREVTNQQQASTHVHPPPAQVVHRGAEQGHRGLQAQRPMGGHGRGGREDEEEVEHPGNAMMKPTQQEEAISSYFQTSEVGSYDSTDMGMGGEYEDSSQSMMWTDGSSGAPHQQPPHPQPPRRHGGRRVDRLDINIQIDESYCVDVGDGLKRWKCRMCDKSYTSKYNLVTHILGHNGIKPHACPHCGKLFKQPSHLQTHLLTHQGTRPHKCTVCKKGFTQTSHLKRHMLQHTDVKPYSCRFCRRGFAYPSELRAHEVKHERGRCHVCSQCGMEFPTYAHLKRHQTSHQGPHTFQCTECNKSFAYRSQLQNHLLKHQSPRPYTCSQCGLEFVQLHHLRQHSLTHKGMKGHKCEVCSREFTLSANLKRHMLIHNSVRPFQCHVCFKSFIQKQTLKTHMIVHLPVKPFKCKVCGKSFNRMYNLLGHMHLHAGNKPFKCPYCTSKFNLKGNLSRHMKVKHGMDVSPEGQEALPEMESQGEYEGQNFNFTSPDNMDNSGSQNLTKLTTANMEDMEEYYNFGKDTSSYSTP; translated from the exons ATGAGGTCCTTAAAGCACCTGAAACTTCACAGCAGGAGGAGCGCG GAGGAGGCGAGCCGGCGCCTGGGTAGATGTGAGCCCAAGGTAATGGCCAGGCTGGTGGACATAAGCACACAGACAGATCCCGTAGTTGTGCTGTCCTTGGCCCAGGCCGCCGTGCTAGGTCTCATCTCCCAGAATGAAGTGTTTGGAGCTACCATTGCACCCAACGGCTTCTACACCGGCGAACCCAAAGAGTCCCCCGCACCCCCAGTAGACGGCGTCGACTACGAGTACGCAGACCAGCTTATCGGAGCCAACGGAGATTACCTCGGAGACAACCTAGGAGAAGACGGCCAGATGCAGCCCAGCTGCAGCCAGAGGAGGTGGCAGCAGGCGCCGCCCCCGCAACACGTGGACACCAAAATGGTCCTCCCAGACCGCCACACCCTCCAGGGCGCTGACGTGGCGTCGTCCCACGTGAAAGGCGAAGGGGTGACCTCCGCCATGTCTTCCTGCGTCCACATGCTGAACAATATGGCTCCCAGAGGAGGATTAATTCAGGTAGACCCAGCGACTCTCAGAGGCCCCAACAAGAACTGTGCCGAGTGCGAGCGCGAAGTGACCAACCAGCAGCAAGCTAGCACTCACGTCCACCCTCCTCCCGCCCAGGTGGTGCACAGAGGAGCAGAGCAGGGCCACAGGGGACTCCAGGCCCAGCGCCCCATGGGGGGCCACGGCCGAGGCGGTAgagaggacgaggaggaggtgGAACACCCGGGAAACGCCATGATGAAGCCCACCCAGCAGGAAGAAGCTATCAGCAGCTACTTTCAGACCAGCGAGGTGGGCAGCTATGATTCCACAGACATGGGCATGGGTGGCGAGTACGAAGACAGCAGCCAGAGCATGATGTGGACAGACGGGAGCAGTGGAGCGCCGCACCAGCAGCCCCCGCACCCGCAGCCTCCCCGGCGACACGGCGGCCGCAGAGTGGACCGGCTGGACATCAACATCCAGATCGACGAGTCGTACTGCGTGGACGTGGGAGACGGCCTGAAGCGCTGGAAGTGTCGCATGTGCGACAAGTCCTACACCTCCAAGTACAACCTGGTCACGCACATCCTGGGCCACAACGGCATCAAGCCCCACGCCTGTCCGCACTGCGGGAAGCTCTTCAAGCAGCCCAGTCACCTCCAAACCCACCTCCTGACCCACCAAGGAACCCGGCCGCACAAGTGCACCGTCTGCAAGAAGGGCTTCACCCAAACCAGCCACCTGAAGCGCCACATGCTCCAGCACACCGACGTCAAGCCATACAGCTGCCGCTTCTGCCGCCGGGGCTTCGCCTATCCCAGCGAGCTGCGCGCGCACGAGGTGAAGCACGAGCGCGGCCGCTGCCACGTGTGCTCGCAGTGCGGCATGGAGTTCCCCACCTACGCCCACCTCAAACGGCACCAGACCAGCCACCAAGGCCCCCACACCTTCCAGTGCACCGAGTGCAACAAGTCGTTTGCCTATCGAAGCCAGCTCCAGAACCACCTCCTGAAGCACCAGAGCCCGAGGCCTTACACCTGCTCCCAGTGCGGCCTGGAGTTCGTGCAGCTCCACCACCTGCGGCAGCACTCGCTAACCCACAAG GGAATGAAGGGCCACAAGTGCGAAGTGTGTTCTCGGGAGTTCACCCTGTCTGCCAACCTCAAGAGGCACATGCTCATCCACAACAGTGTCAGACCCTTCCAGTGTCACGTCTGCTTCAAGAGCTTCATCCAGAAGCAGACCCTAAAGACCCACATGATCGTCCATCTGCCTGTGAAGCCGTTCAAATGCAAG GTCTGTGGGAAGTCGTTCAACAGAATGTACAACCTGCTGGGCCACATGCATCTCCATGCCGGCAATAAGCCCTTCAAGTGTCCTTACTGCACCAGTAAGTTCAACCTGAAGGGAAACCTCAGCAGGCACATGAAGGTCAAACATGGAATGGACGTCTCACCAGAAGGACAAG AAGCCCTTCCTGAAATGGAAAGCCAGGGTGAATATGAAGGCCAGAACTTCAACTTTACATCACCGGACAATATGGACAACAGCGGTTCACAGAACCTCACGAAACTCACCACCGCGAACATGGAGGACATGGAGGAGTATTACAATTTCGGGAAGGATACGAGCAGCTACTCCACACCATGA